The Brumimicrobium sp. genomic interval TATGTTCTTAAATGTCGATATTCAACCTTTAAGGCCAACACTCATACCAGCGAGTCCAACAATACTAAATTGGAAAGGTAGATTGGAATTATATATCACTATCGGTGTATCTTGGAAGATTAAGGAAAGAGAGGATTAAACTCCCTAAATTTTTATTTTCTTTGGCGTTTAATAACAAAAATTTAAAGCACACAATTATGAAAAAACTATTTTTTATACTATCTATTCTCGGTCATTCTATTTCTTTTTCACAAGATAGTCAGACTGACTACTCTCTGGTTAATGAACAGTCGACCTGTATGGAATATCTTCTACCATTATTTACTATCCATGGTGTACCAAAAAATCAAAATGAAAATGATACACTTTCAATACTAATCAATCATGGATATTGCGTTGGTTATTCAACAAAATATAATCAACCTCGTTGGGTGGCATATCAAGTTTCAAATGCAAAACAAGATGTAGATTATAGTCGTTTTCCATTTTTTGTAGATGATACTCGATTAAATCCAGAAAATAGAATTGGTAGCGAAACATTTGGTGGTGGTTATGATTTGGGACATCTTGCACCAAACGCTGCTATCAATAGACAATATTCAAAGCTTTCTCTGATGGAAACCTTTTTAATGAGTAATATCTCTCCTCAAACAGCCGATCTAAATAGGGGTGTTTGGCAAAAATTAGAAGCAAAAATTTATACCGATTATATCAGTGAAAAAGAACATCTATGGGTAATCATTGGTCCTGTTTTTTCAGAAAACCCTGAATATATTACCCGAAAAAATAAAACAAAAGTTGCAATTCCAGAAGCCTTTTATTGTATTCTAATTAGACCTAGAGTATATCCTTATGATTCACCTGGAAATTCGGATTACTTAACCTTTTTGTTTCCCCAACAAATTGATAGAAAACAGCCTATTGATGTTCAGTTTCTAACAAATATCAATGAAATTGAATGCAAAACAAAACTCAATTTTTTTCCAAATCTAACAAAGACAATGGAAAAGAAAATAGAAGAAAAAATAGCTACCGAATTGTGGGAAATTAGTGAGTAAATGAACTGTGTTCGATTTTATTTGTTAAAATAATAGAATAGAAAAGTAAATTTAATTCCTAAAAAAACTATAATGAAAATATATATTCAATCCATTGCCATGGGTGTATTGCTCTTATTGGCATTCAATACTTCTTTACTTGGACAAAGTAAAAAAATTGCAAAAACTGAAGGGTTTATCACTAATTTCGAACAAGCTAAAAAAGAAGCTGCCGCTTTAAATCAACCTATTTTTGCTTTCTTTACTGGAAGTGATTGGTGTTATTGGTGTAAGAATCTTCAAGCTGAAGTGCTGTCAACTCCAGCATTTAAGGATTATGCAAAACAAAATTTCGTACTTTTTGAAGCAGATTTTCCTCAAAAAATAGCACAAAGTGAAGATTTAAAAAAACAAAATAAAGAGCTGGCCGAAAAATATAATGTTACTGGTTTTCCTACTGTATTCTTAATGGATGCATCTGGAAAAGTTAAAGTAAAATCTGGTTATCGTCCAGGTGGTCCTGAAAACTACATTAAAGAACTCAACGATGCATTAGCGGAAGGAAAAAGCTCCACATCACAAGATATGATTGTGGGATGTGGTTATACAGCTAATACTCGTATCGATTATGTAACTGCTGCTCCAGAATGTGTAAAAGCACTTTATAATATTGAAGAATATCTTGGAAAATGCGGTATAGAACAAACTTTATTAACCCTTATTCGCTCTCGTGTCTCTCAAATTAACGGTTGCGCTTACTGTTTAGATGGACACACAAAAGAAGCACATGACCAGAAAATAGATGATCAACGAATTTATTTACTCCCTGTCTGGAGAGAAGCTCCGTGTTATACAGATAGAGAAAGAGCAGCTTTAGCTTGGGCAGAAGCATTGACTTTATTACCTCAAAATGAGATAGGAGATGAATTATATAATAAAGTTAGACGCTACTTTAATGAAAAAGAATTAGTAGATTTAACCTATGCAATTATCTCTATTAATAGTTGGAATCGTTTAGCTATATCCATGAGATCACCTGTGGGTGAAGGTTGGTAATTTTAATATAATTTAACCTATTATGTATTTAGAATAAAATACAGATTATGTTGTCAGTCTTCGATACCCTTCGGCATGCTCAGGACATGCAATTTTCTCCTATCGTCGAAAACCACTCAGTCTGACAATTCATAGAGAGGGCAGGGCGGTCGGCTTTGCCGACCGATAGTAGCCCATCACAGTTGTCATCCCGAGAACCTTGGTTGCTCGGGATCTATTTGTAAATTATATTTTTTAACTTTACAAATAAAATACATTGATTGATTATCAATGTATTTGTTTTTTATTAATACATAATGAGTAATTTTAATATAATTTATGAAAAAGTTAATTTTTATCTTGGTATTCATTTGTTCAATATACGCTTGTGAATCGAATGAGCCTGAAATCAATTCGTCTGGCGAAATTGTTTCATTGATATATACTGATGCAAAAGAGCAACAACTTCATTTAGTTTTTGATAATTCAAAAGACATAGTTACTATCACATTTAATGGAGATGTGGCAGAACTACCAAGTCAAAAAGCAGCTTCTGGAATTTGGTATGAAAATGATCAATACGAACTAAGAGGAAAAGGAGAACATATTACACTTTACAAAGACAAAAAAATTGTTTTTGAAAATTAGTACTTTTAAAATCTTAACTTAGTAAGGTATTTTTCACAATTTATGAAACTAACCGGAGCTCAAATAGCAGTAAAAGCACTCGAAAACCTCGGGATTAAATATACCTTTGGTATCCCTGGTACGCATACTACTGAAATTTATGACGCGCTTACACACTCCAAACAAATTGAACCTATTTTAGTTGCGCATGAAGCTGGTGGTGCTTTTATGGCTGATGCAATTTCTAGAACTTCAGATTCTGTGGGTTGCTTAATGATTGTTCCAGCAGCTGGCTTGACACACGCTTTGAGTGGAATTGGAGAGGCTTATTTGGCTGGTATTCCTATGATTGTCATTTCAGGTGGCATTCGTAGAGATACAGGAAAACACTATCAGTTACACCAAATTGATATGCAACCTATTGCTAAAAATGTCACCAAAGCACAATACCTCATCGAAAAATCAGAAGATATTCCTGCTATTCTATACGAAGCATATAATGTTGCTTTGAGTGGGGAACCCGGGCCTGTATTCGTTGAGATCCCAGTGGAAATTATGATGTTTAGCTCAGATTTAAAAGAAATTCCTGCGTATGTACCAAACATCATTCGTCCAAGCTTAGATAAAACAAAAATTAGTCAAGCAGTTGAACTACTAAAAGCTGCTAAAAATCCTTATTTATTCTTAGGTTGGGGAGCTAAAGACGCACAAGAGTATTCTATTAAAATCGCTGAAAAACTTCAAGCACCCGTTTCTGTTACCATGCAGGGAAAGAGTGTTTTTCCTAATAATCATTCGCTGTTTGCAGGATGTTTCCTTGGGAAAAGTGCCCAGCCATCAGGAAGGGAAACCTTTAAAAAACACGATGCTTTATTGGCTGTAGGTTGTCGATTTTCAGAAATTTCCACAGGAAGTTACGGAATTGAAGCACCAAAAAATTTAATTCACATCGATATCAATAAAGAAGTTTTTGATAAGAATTACCCCACAACACTTGCTATCGAAGGAGATGCAACTGAAGTATTAAAAGCTATCTGGGAGGAATTAAAAGATGTAGAAATTTCAAACGACAACACCCAAATTGCTGGCAAAATTCAACAACTAAAAACAGATTATTTCAATGAGTGGTTAGGTAAGAAACAAAACGATAAAGTGTCTCCTGGTTATTTCTTTGATTATCTAAATAAACATGCAGGTGATGACAGTATTGTAGTTTTAGATGATGGTAATCATACCTTTTTAGCTTGTGAATTACTAACAACAGTAAAACCTGGTCATCTGATTTCTCCAACTGATTTCAATTGTATGGGATATTGCATTCCAGCTGCTATCGCTGCAAAATTAGCTAATCCCGAAAAACGTGTGATTGCTATTACGGGAGATGGTGCATCTCAAATGACAGGGTTGGAATTAATCACTGCAAAAACATATGATGTTGCTCCTATCGTATGTGTTTTTAACGACGGAGAACTCGGACAAATTGCTCAATTTCAGGAAATACCTTTAAAAATTAAAGCTAATTCGATTATCGGTCATTTGAATTTTGAAGGACTTGCTTTAGCAACAGGTTGTGAATATCTTCATTTAGGAAATGATAATCAGATAGATGGAATTATGCAAACTGCTTTTGAATTTGCAAATAAAGGCAAAGCTGTTTTAGTTGATGTAACAATTGATTACAGTAAAAAAACAGCTTTTACAAAAGGAGTTGTTAAAACTAATTTGTCGCGTTTCCCACTGGGAGAAAAAATACGTTTTATTGCCAGAGCTGTTAAAAGACATACCATAGGATAAAATTTAAGTATGAGAAAAGTTGAATACACACTACTTGGAATTACCATTCTTGCTCTGTTTTTAAAAATACAATTCGTGCCGGGTGGAGCATCCTTACTTGTGCTTTCAGCCTCTACGCTGACTATCTTTTATTATATGTATGCTCCCTTATTGTTTACAGATATATGGAACGAAAAATTTGATTTTTCTCAGATTTCTGCTCAACAAATAAAGACGGACAATAAGCGGTTTTCAACTATTCTAACTCTAAGCAGATGGGTACTTTCTATGATTATTTTGGGTGTTTTATTTAATTTACAATATTGGCCAGGAGGAAGACTGCTTTTAACAATAGGACTTATAGCTGCTGTAATTACGTATTACCTCATCCGTAATAGTAAATTTGAAAACAAAGAGAAATATGGTCAACGTGTAAATAACCGTTTATTGGCTTTTACCTTAATTGGAATGATAATTATTAGTAAGTTAAATGGCTTTATTTGATAGGTAAAACATCAAATAGAGCCAATGATTCAAGTTATTTATAAATAAAACCAATTCCCTATCTTTGTAATTGAAAATGATTTGTTATCTTGTATTGTTGAAATGAAGGTAGAAATGAAAGCGTTAGAGATAAACAGTAAGATTCAAAAAATATTGTCATCAAGTAAACTTGATAATACAAAGTTTAGGAAGAATGTTATAGAAAAAGACAATAAAGAAAACCTTGAAGCAGCATTTACTCACTTTCTACATAATTCTAAAAATGGTCATTCAAAAACATATAAAAAAGACGCTCTAAATTTCTCAAAAAGAGTTTTAGAATACGAATACCCTGAGGAAAAAATAACAATGAAAGTAGCCGAAGAAGCTCTACAATATGGGCTTTTTGAAACTTTTGATATTCCTTTCTTACCAAAAGAAAACCCTAATTTTACATTCATAGATTTGTTTGCAGGAATTGGTGGATTTCGACTTGCCTTGCAA includes:
- a CDS encoding thiamine pyrophosphate-binding protein → MKLTGAQIAVKALENLGIKYTFGIPGTHTTEIYDALTHSKQIEPILVAHEAGGAFMADAISRTSDSVGCLMIVPAAGLTHALSGIGEAYLAGIPMIVISGGIRRDTGKHYQLHQIDMQPIAKNVTKAQYLIEKSEDIPAILYEAYNVALSGEPGPVFVEIPVEIMMFSSDLKEIPAYVPNIIRPSLDKTKISQAVELLKAAKNPYLFLGWGAKDAQEYSIKIAEKLQAPVSVTMQGKSVFPNNHSLFAGCFLGKSAQPSGRETFKKHDALLAVGCRFSEISTGSYGIEAPKNLIHIDINKEVFDKNYPTTLAIEGDATEVLKAIWEELKDVEISNDNTQIAGKIQQLKTDYFNEWLGKKQNDKVSPGYFFDYLNKHAGDDSIVVLDDGNHTFLACELLTTVKPGHLISPTDFNCMGYCIPAAIAAKLANPEKRVIAITGDGASQMTGLELITAKTYDVAPIVCVFNDGELGQIAQFQEIPLKIKANSIIGHLNFEGLALATGCEYLHLGNDNQIDGIMQTAFEFANKGKAVLVDVTIDYSKKTAFTKGVVKTNLSRFPLGEKIRFIARAVKRHTIG
- a CDS encoding carboxymuconolactone decarboxylase family protein, coding for MKIYIQSIAMGVLLLLAFNTSLLGQSKKIAKTEGFITNFEQAKKEAAALNQPIFAFFTGSDWCYWCKNLQAEVLSTPAFKDYAKQNFVLFEADFPQKIAQSEDLKKQNKELAEKYNVTGFPTVFLMDASGKVKVKSGYRPGGPENYIKELNDALAEGKSSTSQDMIVGCGYTANTRIDYVTAAPECVKALYNIEEYLGKCGIEQTLLTLIRSRVSQINGCAYCLDGHTKEAHDQKIDDQRIYLLPVWREAPCYTDRERAALAWAEALTLLPQNEIGDELYNKVRRYFNEKELVDLTYAIISINSWNRLAISMRSPVGEGW
- a CDS encoding MliC family protein — encoded protein: MKKLIFILVFICSIYACESNEPEINSSGEIVSLIYTDAKEQQLHLVFDNSKDIVTITFNGDVAELPSQKAASGIWYENDQYELRGKGEHITLYKDKKIVFEN
- a CDS encoding DNA/RNA non-specific endonuclease, whose amino-acid sequence is MKKLFFILSILGHSISFSQDSQTDYSLVNEQSTCMEYLLPLFTIHGVPKNQNENDTLSILINHGYCVGYSTKYNQPRWVAYQVSNAKQDVDYSRFPFFVDDTRLNPENRIGSETFGGGYDLGHLAPNAAINRQYSKLSLMETFLMSNISPQTADLNRGVWQKLEAKIYTDYISEKEHLWVIIGPVFSENPEYITRKNKTKVAIPEAFYCILIRPRVYPYDSPGNSDYLTFLFPQQIDRKQPIDVQFLTNINEIECKTKLNFFPNLTKTMEKKIEEKIATELWEISE